Proteins found in one bacterium genomic segment:
- a CDS encoding EamA family transporter codes for MLHTGKIIWTVVLAALVVVIHAAGQIGFKQASNAQNLKWAIVWFLGGGAVGTIAMILYVVLLRYIPVYMAYAINYGLGLVLVQLVISKFIFKEPVTVLQWIGGAVVVIGIAMLSLGAAKNPNP; via the coding sequence ATGTTGCACACAGGGAAGATTATCTGGACTGTGGTACTTGCAGCACTCGTTGTCGTAATTCATGCTGCAGGACAGATTGGGTTTAAGCAAGCCTCCAATGCCCAGAACCTCAAATGGGCAATAGTCTGGTTTCTGGGAGGGGGGGCGGTTGGAACTATAGCTATGATATTGTACGTCGTTCTTCTTCGGTATATCCCGGTTTACATGGCATACGCGATAAACTACGGTCTCGGTCTTGTTCTAGTTCAGCTCGTAATCTCCAAATTCATATTCAAGGAACCGGTGACGGTGCTCCAGTGGATTGGCGGAGCCGTTGTAGTCATCGGAATCGCCATGCTGTCTCTCGGCGCCGCAAAGAATCCCAATCCTTAG